One stretch of Manis pentadactyla isolate mManPen7 chromosome 10, mManPen7.hap1, whole genome shotgun sequence DNA includes these proteins:
- the LOC118923214 gene encoding protein SCO2 homolog, mitochondrial, translating into MLLAQAPKAWPRLPQLKAPALPRTVGGKALHLRYQLMSGWGPETDRRGQSQGPELRTRVLVTALFGVGLGGAWLAARAEKEQRQQRERTEALRQAAVGQGDFRLLDHQGQARCKADFRGQWVLMYFGFTHCPDICPDELEKLAQVVRQLEAEPGLPLVQPIFITVDPERDDVTAMARYVQDFHPRLLGLTGSVEQVAQATHSYRVYYSAGPKDEDQDYIVDHSIAIYLLSPDGLFTDYYGRGKSAEQIVDSVKRHMAAFRSILH; encoded by the coding sequence ATGCTGCTGGCTCAGGCACCCAAAGCTTGGCCCAGGCTTCCTCAGCTCAAGGCCCCAGCCCTCCCTAGGACCGTGGGAGGCAAGGCCCTACATCTGAGGTACCAGCTCATGTCAGGATGGGGCCCAGAGACAGACAGGCGGGGCCAATCCCAGGGCCCTGAGCTACGAACTAGGGTGCTGGTCACAGCCTTGTTTGGGGTTGGGCTCGGTGGGGCCTGGCTGGCAGCAAGGGCTGAGAAGGAACAGCGGCAGCAGCGAGAGCGGACAGAGGCCCTGCGCCAGGCAGCTGTGGGCCAGGGGGACTTCCGCCTGCTGGACCACCAGGGCCAGGCTCGCTGCAAAGCGGACTTCCGAGGCCAGTGGGTGCTGATGTACTTTGGCTTCACACACTGCCCTGACATCTGCCCCGATGAGCTGGAGAAGCTGGCGCAGGTGGTGCGGCAGCTGGAGGCCGAGCCTGGCCTGCCCCTGGTGCAGCCCATCTTCATCACTGTGGATCCTGAGCGGGATGATGTTACAGCAATGGCCCGGTACGTGCAGGACTTCCACCCGCGGCTGCTGGGCCTGACGGGCTCTGTGGAGCAGGTGGCCCAGGCCACCCACAGCTACCGCGTGTACTACAGCGCCGGCCCTAAGGACGAGGACCAGGATTACATCGTGGACCACTCCATCGCCATCTACCTGCTCAGCCCTGATGGTCTCTTCACAGACTACTATGGCCGGGGCAAGTCAGCTGAGCAGATTGTAGACAGCGTGAAGCGTCACATGGCTGCCTTCCGCAGCATCCTGCACTGA